The region CGATGAGAACGGCAAGGCGATCGCTCCGTTCAAGGCGGGCATCGACCATATCTGGATCAGCGAAAATCCGGGCGCTCGGTTTGGCGATTTTGAGGCGACGGAGCTTGAGCAGTTTTTGAAGGTCAAGGACAGCTTTCGAGTCGATATGGCTTCGGTCACAGGGACGCCGCTGCATTATTTCCTGCAGCACTCAGGCGATTTTCCGAGCGGTGCGAGTTTGAAAAAGGCCGAGACGCGTTTCCTCGCAAAGGTCCGCGACAGGCACGAGTCTTTCGGACAAGTGTGGGCGGACGCGATGTCGTTCGCACTGATGATCGAAGGCAAGGGAAGCGACACCCGCCTCATCACCGAATGGGAAGACCCCGCCCCAATGGCCGAACGCGAGTTCCTCGAAAATATTTTATTAAAGAAGCAGATTGGCCTGCCCGTCGAGCAGGCTTTATTAGAAGCAGGTTACGGCGCGGCGGATGTGAAGGCGATGGTAAAAGGATCAGGTGTCGAATAAAGGAGGTGGTGGCGGAGTCTCGATTTGTTCGGAATTAGGTTTCCTTGCCTTATCGCGACGCCAAAAGAATATGTATGGCGGAATGGAGAAAATAAGCGCGTTCATAATAAATGAGCCAGTGGCCAACAAGACCTTTTCAAAAGTGAACCCGGGTCTGTAGAAGTTTGACACCTTCTCAGGGAAGAGATAGCGAAATATAACTGTCGGGAGACGAGTCGCAATATCGAATGGGGGAGCGCTGCCGAACCGATTAATGTCTCCCTCAGCGTAAAACATAACCAACGCGCCACATATAAACACGTAGATGAGTAAGAGCGGAACTCCTAATGCAAGCGATTTCAGAAATCGTTTCATCGCTTTACGATACCAAAACTGATTACGAAATTTCTAGCTACAATCACTATGAAAAAACAAACAGAAAACACAACACAAAATACACCGTCAACGGATGGTGATGGAAAAATCACGCCTGAAGGCGTAACTCTAAACGAGCTTCAGGCAGAGAACGAACAGTTGAAGGCGACGATACGGTTTGGCGAGGCTCACCGGCAGATAACGGCCGAGCTGGGACGAGCCGGAGCGAGGTCGCCGGAATTGCTGTTCAATTCGGTCAGGGACGCGCTGCAGTTTGCCGACGACGGCACGCTGATGAACTCGGCGGCGCTGGTTGGGAAATTAAAGAGCGATCATCCCGAACAATTTGGGAACCCGCACGGAAACGTTCCGTCGATCGACGCCGGTGCAGGGATAGCAGCCGCTCCGCAATTGACCAAGGACGCTCTTCGCAAGATGAACGCCGCCGAGATCGCCGAGCTAGATTGGAACGATGTCAAGAGAGTTTTGGCAGCGTAAAGAGTGACGCGTTTACGCGTGATTCTTGCGTTATTTCTATTCAACACAGTTCACGCCTAAAGGCGTAACTCTTAACAAAGAAGGAGAAAAACATGGCTTTAGATTTTATACCGACAGTTTGGGCGGCGAGATTGCTTGTCGCATTGGAAAAGGCTCTCATATATGGACAGACGAATGTGTCCAATCGCGATTATGAGGGCGAGATACGAAAGGCCGGAAATACGGTCAAGATCGCTTCGGTAGGCGACGTTGCGGTGGACGATTACGTCAAGGACGCCGATATTGGCGATCCGGCATCGTTGACCGACACCGAGCAGACGCTGCTTATTAACCAGGCGAAGTACTTTAATTTTTACGTTGACAGCGTTGACCGCGCGCAGCAGAACGTCAATGTGCTCGACGAGGCGATGCGGCGTGCGTCATGGAGGCTGCGGGATTACGCAGACATTTTTATCGCTGAGGCAATGGAATCGGTCGTGCCTGTGGGCAACACGATCGGTACGACCGGCACGCCGAAGATCCCGACCAAGGCCGACGCGTACGAGTATCTTGTTGATCTCGGCGTGCTGCTCGACGAATCGAACACGCCGATCGACGGCAGATTTGTGGTCGTGCCGGCGTGGTTTCACGGGCTTTTGCTAAAGGACGACCGATTTATACGTTCCGGAACGATGCCTGCGGAGCGCCGTCTGGCAAACGGTTTGGTTGGCGAGGCCGCGGGCTTTACCATCCTAAAATCGAACAACGTCCCAAACACCACAGGCACGAAATACAAGATCATCGCCGGTCATTCCATAGCAACCGCTTACGTCGAGCAGATCTTGGATGTGCAGACATACAAGCCCGAAAAGCGTTTCGGCGACGCCGTCAAGGGCCTGCATGTTTACGGCGCAAAGGTCGTGCGTCCCAATAATCTTGCTCAGTTGATCGCGAGTAAAGCGTAGTTCAGTCAAGAGTCTGGAGTGGAGGGTCTTGAGTCGGAAGCTTTCCGCTCTCTCCGCTCCAGACTCCAGATTCCAGACTTATGACTCAAAACTCACTATTATGGAAACAGCATTAGACAAACTAAAACGAATAACGGCCTGGGACGCAGAGCCGACACTTTCCGAGGATGATCTCGACGCTATTTTGGCGGTAGCAGCTTTGGTGGATATCGACGGCTTGGTTCCTTCTGACGAGGAATGGAAACCAACCTACGACCTAAACGCCGCTGCTGCCTCCGCGTGGCTGGTCAAGGCCGCACGAGCAAGTACTCTAACCGAGGTCGATCCGCCGGAATCGGGCATCTTCACGTCAAAGGTCTTCGACAACTGCCGAGCAATGGCCAGGATCTACGCCGCGAAAAGGAATGCGTCAATGTCACTAAATACTGGCTAAACTTTATATATATGTCTAAGCATATGTATTATTTGAGATTTGAACGCTGATCGAGCGGACCAGGCGAATCGGCTCGATCAGCGTTCTATTTCAGGCCCGCCGTGTTAAAATCACGCATAAATGCGTAACTCTGAACAAATGTATGTGATCGGCGGCGGGCTTGCGGGCGTCGAAGCGGCTTGGCAGGCGGCGGAATGCGGCGTTAAGGTGCGGCTTTATGAAATGCGGCCCGTTTTGCAGACGCCCGCGCATCGGACAGATCAGCTTGCCGAGATCGTCTGCTCAAATTCGCTCAAGACGGATGAGCCTGGATCGGCGCCATATCTATTAAAAGAAGAACTGCGACGCGGCGGTTCGTTGGTTTTGGAAGTTGCGGCGGCAACGCGTGTTCCTGCGGGCAATGCTTTGTCGGTTGATCGGATAAAGTTTGCGGAGATGATAACAGAGCGCATCGAAGCACATCCGAACATCGAGCTAGTTCGCGAGGAAGTTACAACGATCCCTGATGATGGGATAACGATCATCGCGACCGGGCCGTTGACTTCGGAGGCTTTTACGAAAGAGATCATGCGCTTTACGGGCGACGATCAGCTTTATTTTTATGATGCCATCGCACCTATCGTCGCGGCGGACTCGATAGATATGTCGATTGCGTTCAAGGCGGCTCGCTACGGCAAGGGCGGCGACGATTACATCAACTGCCCGATGTCGCGTGAGGAGTATCAGGTATTTTTTGACGCGTTGGTTGAAGCGAAATCTGTTCCGCTAAAACGTTTTGAAGAAACGCACTGGTTTGAAAGCTGTCTTCCTATCGAAGAGATCGCCCGGCGCGGCGTTGATACTTTGCGTTTTGGCCCGATGAAGCCAAAAGGGTTATACGATCCTCGAACTAATGCTGAGCCGTACGCCTGTGTGCAACTCCGACAGGAAAACCTGATGGCCGACGCTTATGGATTTGTCGGCTTTCAAAATCACCTGCGTTACGGCGAACAGGAACGCGTGTTAAAGCTGATCCCTGGTTTGCATAACGCAGAGTTTCTACAGTTCGGTCAGATACACCGTAATACGTTCATCAACAGCCCGAAAATACTGAACGAAACGCTTGCGACACGCGCCAACCCGCATCTCTTCTTCGCCGGCCAGATCACCGGTGTTGAAGGCTACGTCGAGTCCGTCGCGACCGGCTGGCTCGCCGGGCTGAACGCCGTGCGAGTGCTTCGTGGTGAGCCTATGTTGACCGCTCCGACAACCTCGGCCATCGGAGCGCTTTGCCGCTACGTTTCAAACGTGGAGACAAAGAATTTTCAGCCGGTAAACATCACATTCGGCCTCCTCGAACCGCTGTCCGTCGAACTGCGTAAAAAATATCGCAACAAACGCGAACGGCATATGGTGCAGGTCGAGCGAGCTTTGAAGGATTGGGATGAATGGATTGCAAATATGAATATTGAAACTTTGGAGGCAATTGGATGACAACAATAGTAGCAGTAAAAAAGAATGGTTTCGCAGCGATCGCGGCAGACACGCTTACATCTTGGGGAAATGTTACAGAATCCGCAGTTCACGTTACCAACCACCAGAAGATTGTTGCCTATGAAAGTAATTATTTTGGCATCACCGGTTCGTCGGCGCTCAAAGTTATATTTGAACATTGGCTTTCTAACACAACAAACAAGCCGAATTTCGATAGTGTTCAGAACATATTCAGCTCATGGTTGGCGTTCCATGAGCTATTAAAGAGCGAATATTTCGTTAGAGAATATGAAGATGAAAAAGATCCGTTTGAATCTTCGAGAGTGAATCTTCTGATAGCGAACCCTTACGGCATATTTGCTGTCGGTGCTTTGCGAACGGTTATTGAATACAACACCTTTACTGCATTTGGGAGTGGCTTTGACATTTCACTTGGGGCTATGAGGGCACTGTATGATAACGAAACTGCAAGCGCCGAATCGATCGCAAAGAGAGCGATCGAGATTGCGGCGGAATTTGATGACGGAACAGGCCTTCCACTGAACTGCTGTACGGTCAAATTGAAGTAATGGAATTTTCGCCTATCCTCATAGTTGCCGCAATCCTCATCGTCGCCGCGATGTATTCGTCGGTGGGGCATGGCGGGGCTTCGGGGTATTTGGCGGTGATGGCTCTTCTTGGCGTGCTGCCGGAGGTTACGAGGCCGACGGCGCTTGTGCTGAATCTTTTT is a window of Chloracidobacterium sp. DNA encoding:
- a CDS encoding P22 coat protein - protein 5 domain protein, translated to MALDFIPTVWAARLLVALEKALIYGQTNVSNRDYEGEIRKAGNTVKIASVGDVAVDDYVKDADIGDPASLTDTEQTLLINQAKYFNFYVDSVDRAQQNVNVLDEAMRRASWRLRDYADIFIAEAMESVVPVGNTIGTTGTPKIPTKADAYEYLVDLGVLLDESNTPIDGRFVVVPAWFHGLLLKDDRFIRSGTMPAERRLANGLVGEAAGFTILKSNNVPNTTGTKYKIIAGHSIATAYVEQILDVQTYKPEKRFGDAVKGLHVYGAKVVRPNNLAQLIASKA
- the trmFO gene encoding methylenetetrahydrofolate--tRNA-(uracil(54)-C(5))-methyltransferase (FADH(2)-oxidizing) TrmFO: MRNSEQMYVIGGGLAGVEAAWQAAECGVKVRLYEMRPVLQTPAHRTDQLAEIVCSNSLKTDEPGSAPYLLKEELRRGGSLVLEVAAATRVPAGNALSVDRIKFAEMITERIEAHPNIELVREEVTTIPDDGITIIATGPLTSEAFTKEIMRFTGDDQLYFYDAIAPIVAADSIDMSIAFKAARYGKGGDDYINCPMSREEYQVFFDALVEAKSVPLKRFEETHWFESCLPIEEIARRGVDTLRFGPMKPKGLYDPRTNAEPYACVQLRQENLMADAYGFVGFQNHLRYGEQERVLKLIPGLHNAEFLQFGQIHRNTFINSPKILNETLATRANPHLFFAGQITGVEGYVESVATGWLAGLNAVRVLRGEPMLTAPTTSAIGALCRYVSNVETKNFQPVNITFGLLEPLSVELRKKYRNKRERHMVQVERALKDWDEWIANMNIETLEAIG